One Psychrosphaera aestuarii DNA window includes the following coding sequences:
- a CDS encoding AMP-binding protein, whose protein sequence is MNQIDITGVRTSDDIGLLDTSSITEQKLPNSLYRAIKESAQYCPNQIAIKYILDGDVISQDKIPFAKKVLHKAIKLLKGQEYAAPYREVTYSQLANKVTQTANALRKLGINRKDVTSIIMPNFPETYYTLWGASTAGIANPINPLLDASIIKEIMLSSNTKVLIALGPLPGSDIWQKVLAIKDEIPNLKAVISVFGKSIPADKQNKVPVLSFSDLLKQEQAEELEFEEPNQRDICAYFHTGGTTGLPKLAQHTHLNQLTNAGQVNLISPVSPGDTIFVGLPIFHVNAAVATGIGPIMNTSTILLAGPAGYRGKNVMANLLTLIKNYKVSLIMAVPTVYAGILTELEKRNEENFSLPDLKLAISGAAPLSSELQNKFIRETGINLIEGYGSTESSSVCSLMPVRSINEEASVGLIIPGMKVATVEIGSDDQLIKQCGVGEVGEIVIAGNNVFPGYLDEAHNKNLWVTLEDNISYVRTGDLGRFDKHGYLSLAGRKKELIIRGGHNIDPKMIEDTAMKHPEVQLAAAVPRPDTYSGELPVLYVTKTPNSTITSEELMVFMQKQTPERAATPKLVNIIEEMPLTAVGKIYKPELVCAQITSVVTQEVAKILDKEDFKVLVTIDKKLGIKTIIELSDEKQEETERQVKQQLVGYAFKYQLHFMSTTTQAV, encoded by the coding sequence ATGAATCAAATCGACATTACAGGTGTGCGCACATCAGATGACATTGGATTGTTAGACACGTCATCAATTACGGAGCAGAAACTGCCAAACTCTCTGTATCGAGCTATTAAAGAGTCGGCACAATATTGTCCCAATCAAATCGCAATAAAGTACATCCTCGATGGTGATGTTATCAGCCAAGACAAGATCCCATTTGCTAAAAAGGTCTTGCATAAAGCCATTAAATTATTAAAAGGGCAGGAATATGCTGCCCCTTATCGAGAGGTAACTTATTCGCAATTAGCCAACAAGGTGACTCAAACTGCAAATGCCTTGAGAAAATTAGGTATTAACCGAAAGGATGTAACTTCGATAATTATGCCTAACTTTCCAGAGACTTATTACACTCTTTGGGGGGCTTCGACAGCGGGTATAGCCAACCCGATAAACCCATTATTAGATGCCAGCATCATAAAGGAGATAATGTTGTCATCGAATACCAAGGTACTAATCGCATTAGGGCCTCTACCTGGCAGCGACATTTGGCAAAAAGTATTAGCCATTAAAGATGAGATCCCTAATTTAAAAGCAGTGATCAGTGTATTTGGCAAATCAATTCCTGCTGATAAGCAAAACAAGGTTCCAGTGCTGAGCTTCAGTGATTTATTAAAGCAAGAACAAGCCGAAGAGTTAGAATTTGAAGAGCCTAACCAAAGAGATATTTGCGCTTACTTCCACACTGGAGGTACAACAGGTCTACCTAAGTTGGCCCAGCACACGCACTTAAACCAGTTAACTAATGCCGGTCAGGTGAACTTGATCTCTCCTGTATCACCGGGTGATACCATTTTTGTTGGATTACCTATATTCCACGTTAATGCTGCGGTGGCGACGGGAATTGGTCCAATAATGAATACCTCGACTATTTTGTTAGCGGGACCTGCGGGGTATCGCGGCAAGAATGTCATGGCTAACCTGTTAACACTGATAAAGAATTACAAAGTTAGCCTAATAATGGCGGTACCTACTGTTTACGCAGGGATACTTACTGAGCTTGAAAAGCGCAATGAAGAGAATTTTAGCTTACCGGATCTTAAACTGGCAATTAGCGGCGCGGCTCCACTTTCTAGTGAGTTACAAAATAAGTTTATCCGTGAAACGGGTATTAATTTGATTGAGGGTTATGGCTCAACAGAAAGCTCTTCTGTTTGCAGTTTGATGCCGGTAAGAAGCATAAATGAAGAAGCTTCTGTTGGTCTGATTATTCCAGGTATGAAAGTAGCAACCGTTGAGATAGGTAGTGACGACCAATTAATTAAGCAATGTGGCGTTGGCGAGGTTGGAGAAATTGTTATTGCTGGCAATAACGTATTCCCCGGATACTTAGATGAAGCTCACAATAAAAACTTATGGGTCACACTGGAAGATAACATTAGCTACGTGCGAACTGGAGATTTGGGACGTTTTGATAAACACGGTTATCTGTCTTTAGCTGGACGTAAAAAAGAACTGATCATTCGAGGCGGCCATAATATTGACCCTAAGATGATTGAAGACACAGCGATGAAGCACCCAGAGGTTCAGTTGGCGGCGGCAGTACCTCGTCCTGATACATACTCTGGTGAATTGCCTGTTCTTTACGTCACAAAAACACCAAACAGCACAATAACCAGCGAAGAGTTAATGGTGTTTATGCAAAAGCAGACACCAGAACGTGCAGCTACTCCTAAATTGGTTAACATTATCGAAGAAATGCCTTTAACCGCGGTAGGAAAGATTTATAAACCTGAGTTGGTGTGTGCACAAATTACCAGTGTGGTAACCCAAGAGGTTGCAAAGATACTCGATAAAGAAGATTTTAAGGTTTTGGTCACTATAGACAAAAAACTTGGTATCAAAACGATTATTGAATTATCAGATGAAAAACAAGAGGAAACAGAGAGACAAGTTAAACAGCAATTGGTTGGGTATGCTTTCAAATACCAATTGCATTTTATGTCCACAACAACACAGGCGGTTTAG
- a CDS encoding bile acid:sodium symporter family protein, with amino-acid sequence MSNSVIMDIFLPIALALIMFGMGLGLTKQDFTRLWLTPKPVLVGLFGQLILLPIIAFGICVWFELPPALAIGMMILAGSPGGTMSNVLSQLAKANLALSVTLTSICTLVCVFTTPWLIHFSIQHFAEQNAPEYSLLGTSIGLIAITLIPVLLGILVRQLKAESAIKYEVHFRRFSLFFMILMIVALMIKERHLLVSSFEQVFAASMTLNLLSVVVGALLAKSFLLTDKDALTLGIEVGIQNATMAILIAVSFLHEPSYAITAGVYGLTMYLGPLPLIYWKKFKQKRQAPQVVAD; translated from the coding sequence ATGAGTAATTCAGTCATTATGGATATATTTTTACCTATTGCTCTGGCCTTGATCATGTTTGGTATGGGGCTTGGACTAACGAAACAGGACTTCACTCGGTTGTGGCTTACGCCTAAGCCTGTATTAGTAGGTCTGTTTGGCCAGTTGATCCTGTTACCAATTATTGCTTTTGGTATTTGTGTTTGGTTTGAGTTACCGCCTGCTTTAGCAATTGGAATGATGATCTTAGCTGGAAGTCCAGGCGGCACTATGTCTAATGTGTTGAGTCAGTTGGCAAAAGCTAATCTAGCCTTATCGGTTACCTTAACTTCCATCTGTACTTTAGTTTGTGTTTTTACCACACCTTGGTTGATTCACTTTTCTATTCAACATTTTGCTGAGCAGAACGCGCCGGAATACTCTTTGTTAGGTACTTCTATTGGACTTATTGCGATTACCCTTATACCTGTTTTACTAGGCATACTTGTTAGGCAGTTGAAAGCAGAATCAGCAATTAAATACGAAGTGCACTTTCGACGCTTTTCCTTATTTTTTATGATCTTAATGATAGTTGCATTGATGATAAAAGAGCGTCACTTACTGGTTAGTTCATTCGAACAAGTGTTTGCAGCCAGTATGACTCTCAATCTGTTGTCTGTGGTTGTTGGAGCCTTGTTAGCAAAGTCATTTTTATTAACGGATAAAGACGCACTGACTTTAGGTATTGAAGTTGGGATCCAAAACGCAACTATGGCGATACTTATCGCGGTCAGCTTTTTACATGAACCTTCATATGCCATAACGGCAGGGGTTTACGGTTTGACCATGTATTTGGGGCCATTGCCGTTAATTTACTGGAAAAAGTTTAAACAAAAACGCCAAGCGCCTCAGGTTGTGGCTGACTAA
- a CDS encoding LysR family transcriptional regulator: MIDPNKIQQLDLNLLKVFEFLYRERNMTTVAKSLFISPSAVSHAMKRLRQTLGDELFIRQGSQMIPTPACERLAPKLIETLVQLRQVLQSCGEFDLAESQQTFRLAQPEPMEPIVLPKLQKTLLAQAPKIKLTSVRTPREDITRQLAAKKIDAAINIALPIKLPIEHLILSSDEYCVVMDKRHSCANRLSAKDYLAQKHIAVSSRATGRVLEDYALLEQGENRQIDIRCQSYQTAKLMLKQSPYLLTLPSMIAKQIQDSDLAVLEMPIELPKVITHLYWHQSSSNDEALTWFRERIKAAFASG, translated from the coding sequence ATGATTGACCCAAATAAAATCCAACAACTCGATTTAAACTTGTTAAAAGTGTTTGAGTTTTTGTATCGAGAACGCAATATGACTACGGTAGCTAAGAGTTTGTTTATCAGCCCTTCAGCCGTTAGCCACGCGATGAAGCGATTGCGTCAGACACTTGGCGATGAATTATTCATTAGACAAGGCAGTCAGATGATTCCAACTCCAGCGTGTGAGAGGCTCGCACCTAAATTAATCGAAACACTTGTCCAACTTAGACAGGTGTTACAAAGTTGTGGCGAATTTGATTTAGCAGAATCACAACAGACATTTAGATTGGCTCAACCTGAACCTATGGAGCCAATAGTTCTCCCTAAACTGCAGAAAACCTTGTTAGCACAAGCGCCTAAAATAAAACTCACCAGTGTCAGAACACCTAGAGAAGATATTACACGTCAGCTTGCCGCCAAAAAAATCGATGCGGCAATAAACATTGCTTTACCAATCAAACTGCCTATTGAACACCTAATATTATCTAGTGATGAATATTGTGTCGTTATGGACAAACGACACAGTTGTGCCAACAGACTCTCAGCTAAAGATTATTTAGCCCAAAAGCACATTGCCGTTTCCAGTCGAGCGACAGGCAGAGTGCTTGAGGATTATGCTTTGTTAGAACAGGGAGAAAACCGGCAGATAGATATACGCTGTCAAAGTTATCAGACCGCGAAACTCATGCTAAAACAAAGTCCCTATCTGCTGACGTTGCCCAGCATGATCGCCAAACAGATCCAAGACTCAGATCTAGCGGTATTAGAAATGCCAATTGAACTACCGAAAGTAATTACTCACTTATATTGGCATCAAAGCAGTTCCAATGATGAAGCACTAACTTGGTTTAGAGAAAGAATAAAAGCGGCTTTTGCCTCAGGTTAG
- a CDS encoding acyl-CoA dehydrogenase family protein — protein MNFEPSAKSQEYLARLKAFMAEHVYPAEQEILATNRALNETADWTKWQLPPQINELKQKAKAAGLWNLFLPDAELAEGLTCLEYAPLAEETGRVFFAPEIFNCNAPDTGNMEVLYHFGNDQQKQEWLTPLLAGEIRSVFAMTEPDVASSDATNMQATIQEDGDELILNGQKWWSTGLGHPNAKVAIFMGLSNPENDKHSQHSMVLVPLDSEGVEIKRMLTAYGDYDAPYGHGEVSFTNVRVPKKNLIMGLGKGFAIAQGRLGPGRIHHCMRAIGAAERSLELMIKRGMERVAFGKPIIKLGGNLERVAQARMAIDQARLLTLHAAWKIDTLGVKQAMTEISSIKVVVPNMLQQVSDMAVQIFGGAGVCSDHPVASFNQMGRILRLADGPDEVHMGMVSRLELAKYK, from the coding sequence ATGAACTTTGAACCAAGTGCGAAGAGCCAAGAGTACTTAGCTAGACTAAAAGCCTTTATGGCGGAACATGTATATCCAGCCGAACAGGAAATTTTAGCCACCAATCGAGCGCTAAATGAAACCGCTGATTGGACTAAATGGCAGTTACCACCTCAAATAAATGAGTTAAAACAAAAAGCAAAAGCCGCAGGTCTTTGGAATTTGTTTTTGCCTGATGCTGAACTCGCCGAAGGTTTAACTTGTTTAGAGTATGCCCCGTTAGCCGAAGAAACTGGCAGAGTCTTTTTTGCTCCGGAAATATTTAACTGCAACGCACCTGACACAGGAAATATGGAAGTCCTTTATCACTTTGGTAACGACCAACAGAAACAAGAATGGCTAACACCATTATTGGCTGGGGAAATACGATCGGTATTTGCTATGACAGAGCCAGATGTTGCCTCATCAGACGCGACAAATATGCAAGCAACCATCCAAGAAGATGGTGATGAGCTGATATTAAATGGTCAAAAGTGGTGGAGTACAGGTTTAGGTCACCCAAATGCAAAGGTTGCTATCTTCATGGGGTTGTCTAATCCAGAAAACGACAAGCATTCACAACACTCTATGGTACTGGTGCCGCTGGATTCCGAAGGTGTTGAAATCAAACGTATGCTGACAGCTTATGGCGACTATGATGCACCTTATGGCCACGGCGAAGTGTCGTTTACTAATGTAAGAGTGCCAAAAAAGAATTTGATCATGGGGTTAGGTAAGGGCTTTGCAATTGCTCAAGGCCGTTTAGGTCCAGGCCGAATTCATCATTGCATGCGAGCTATTGGTGCAGCGGAAAGAAGTTTAGAGTTGATGATAAAACGCGGCATGGAACGCGTGGCGTTTGGTAAACCTATTATCAAATTAGGTGGCAATCTAGAACGAGTAGCACAGGCTCGTATGGCAATAGATCAAGCGAGGTTATTAACCTTACACGCCGCTTGGAAAATCGATACATTAGGGGTTAAACAAGCAATGACTGAAATATCGAGTATTAAGGTTGTGGTGCCTAATATGTTACAACAAGTAAGTGACATGGCGGTGCAAATATTTGGCGGAGCTGGAGTTTGTTCAGACCATCCTGTAGCCAGCTTTAACCAGATGGGACGTATCCTTAGGTTAGCCGATGGTCCTGATGAGGTTCATATGGGCATGGTTTCTCGCTTAGAGTTAGCAAAGTACAAATAG
- a CDS encoding SDR family oxidoreductase, with amino-acid sequence MKKTRYLITGGASGLGKSLALALAKQNQAELKICIADVNDERGEAAVKELTNLGAEAFYQRCDITDMQDVSELYNAVNTKWQGVDVVYNNAGVATGGSLQSESIEQWQWILDVNLLGMVRVSQVFLEGFKAQGHGHFVNIASQAGLTPIPLMSSYNSVKSAVIALSETMKLELAQYNVDVSVVCPSFFKTNLDESLRTSEASVGNLMNKLFERAKLSSDQVAQTIVNKVNQGQFLILTHKEGIKAYRLKKLMPINWYLSMMLKQTKALLKKGQSLSREQ; translated from the coding sequence ATGAAAAAGACCCGTTACTTGATCACAGGTGGCGCTTCCGGGCTAGGTAAATCCTTAGCTTTAGCACTGGCCAAACAAAATCAAGCTGAATTGAAAATATGTATTGCCGATGTAAACGATGAGCGTGGTGAAGCGGCTGTTAAAGAGTTAACTAACCTTGGTGCAGAAGCTTTTTATCAACGTTGTGATATCACCGATATGCAAGATGTTTCTGAATTGTATAATGCTGTTAATACTAAGTGGCAAGGCGTTGATGTAGTTTATAACAATGCTGGAGTTGCGACAGGAGGTTCGCTGCAAAGCGAATCTATTGAGCAATGGCAGTGGATTTTGGATGTCAATTTACTTGGTATGGTGCGGGTTAGTCAGGTGTTCCTTGAGGGCTTTAAAGCCCAGGGACACGGACATTTCGTAAACATAGCGTCACAAGCAGGGTTAACTCCCATACCTCTAATGAGTAGTTACAACTCCGTAAAGTCGGCTGTAATTGCTTTGTCTGAAACAATGAAATTAGAGCTTGCTCAGTACAATGTCGATGTGAGTGTGGTTTGTCCGAGTTTCTTCAAAACCAACCTAGATGAGTCGTTGCGCACGTCTGAAGCATCGGTCGGTAATTTGATGAATAAACTGTTTGAGAGAGCGAAGCTTTCCTCAGATCAGGTTGCACAAACCATCGTGAACAAAGTTAACCAAGGTCAGTTTTTGATCTTAACTCACAAAGAAGGCATTAAAGCTTATCGATTGAAAAAGTTGATGCCTATCAATTGGTATCTATCCATGATGTTAAAACAAACTAAGGCTTTGTTAAAAAAGGGCCAGTCGTTAAGCAGGGAACAATAA
- a CDS encoding phosphotransferase family protein: protein MNQAILDQAKAVRTGEELPTDKIDNWLKRTLPHLSGVPEVTQYSGGASNWTYCLDYDDTSLILRRGPEGTKAKGAHDMGREYRLQEALQPVYQYVPNMLAFCDDNDVVGADFYVMEKLTGIIPRKNLPRGLTTTPEKTEQLCKNVLDCLVELHKVDYKKAGLDHLGKGVGYTQRQIEGWSERYTKAKTWNVPSGKFVINWLKNNMPENETICLTHNDFRFDNVVLDPNDYTKVLGVLDWELATLGDPLMDLGNTLAYWVESDDDFLAQGSRRQPTHLKGMLTRKQVVEYYCDKMGIEVNDFTFYEVYGLFRLAGIVQQIYYRYHHGQTNNPAFKHFWVFVHYLLHRCKKAIKAQGRK from the coding sequence ATGAATCAAGCTATTTTAGACCAAGCCAAAGCCGTGCGTACAGGTGAAGAGCTTCCTACAGATAAAATAGACAACTGGTTGAAGCGAACTTTACCTCACTTATCAGGGGTGCCAGAGGTAACTCAATATTCCGGAGGCGCGTCAAATTGGACCTATTGTTTAGATTATGACGATACTTCCCTTATTTTACGCCGGGGTCCAGAAGGAACAAAAGCAAAAGGCGCACACGATATGGGACGAGAGTATCGTCTGCAAGAAGCGCTTCAGCCGGTTTATCAATACGTGCCAAATATGCTGGCCTTTTGTGATGATAACGATGTCGTTGGTGCCGATTTTTATGTAATGGAAAAGTTAACGGGCATTATTCCTCGAAAGAACTTACCTAGAGGGCTAACTACTACGCCTGAAAAAACCGAACAACTGTGTAAAAACGTTTTGGATTGCTTGGTTGAACTGCACAAGGTTGATTACAAAAAGGCTGGATTGGATCACTTAGGTAAAGGCGTAGGATATACCCAACGTCAAATAGAGGGCTGGTCAGAGCGTTATACTAAAGCGAAAACATGGAATGTGCCTTCCGGAAAGTTTGTTATTAATTGGCTAAAGAACAACATGCCTGAAAATGAAACCATTTGTTTAACCCATAATGATTTCCGTTTTGACAATGTCGTTTTAGACCCAAATGATTATACCAAGGTGTTGGGGGTACTTGATTGGGAGTTAGCTACGTTAGGTGATCCTTTGATGGACTTAGGTAATACGCTAGCGTATTGGGTTGAGTCGGATGATGACTTCTTGGCACAGGGAAGTCGACGCCAGCCAACTCATTTAAAAGGCATGTTAACTCGCAAGCAAGTCGTAGAGTATTACTGTGACAAGATGGGAATAGAGGTAAACGACTTCACCTTTTATGAGGTTTATGGTTTATTCAGATTAGCTGGAATCGTCCAGCAAATTTACTATCGTTATCACCATGGGCAAACGAATAACCCTGCATTTAAACACTTCTGGGTATTTGTTCATTATCTATTACACCGCTGCAAAAAAGCGATCAAGGCACAAGGGCGTAAATAA